The Mus pahari chromosome 5, PAHARI_EIJ_v1.1, whole genome shotgun sequence genomic sequence gtaaaagatgaagaaaatgaaggataCAAAAGCCATattaaatacaaaaccaaaagctaAGCAGTGACCTGGAATAGAAGACCTATATAATTCATAACTGGGACAATAAAGAATTAAGGAAATTAATTCACCACCCAAATAATAAACACCTTGAATTCAATTCAAAATAACAAAGGAAGTTTCTCCTTGCTATTTGAATCTGTAAAATCATTATCAATAgttgagaaaaataaaggcaatttaaaagagaacagaagaaaaaaaaaaaaaaaaaaaaaagagaacagacGAATTGGGGGAGCTGGCTTAGGGGCTAAAGTGCTTACTATGCAAGCATTACagccagagtttggatccccggAACACACATAAAACACTATGTGGAAAGGCAGTTCTTATCTAACAAGTCTATCCCTGAAAAGTGTTACAAGGAGCACCAGAGATGAGCTATCTATCCAGGCTATCTTTCCACATAACCAGTGAGATCAACATAATCTTGGGGCCTCCACATACGCCccatatatatgcaaacatgcataaagacacacacacacacacacacacacacacacacacacacacaccccacacacacagactgaaagaaaaaaaaggaacagaagagtTTTTTTGCTCTACCTGATTATACCATAAGTATAAAATGGTTAAACACAGAATATAAGCAACTACACAAATCAGCAATGCAAAAAGGCAATACATTTGGTTGTAAGAAAGTTTGAAATTAACAATAAAGTCAGTCACTTGAGAAGAAGTCTCCTTAAAGTGCCAGGATAAAAGTGTCAGATCCTTAGAGCACTAGAGTAAAGCACATTCAGAACCCACAACTGTAGTCAGCAGAAAGATAAGCCCCATCTGATGAAATCTTCCCTATGTGGAGTGGTTATGTCATGTGACTGTAATCCTTAAACAGCATCtgaatatatagcatatataagtaCATGAATATACAGCCTATGGAAATCTTGGTTTTTTTAATATGCTGAGTGAAAATACCTTTCCTATAACACAAAAGTTAAAAAACTATTAACAAAATaaggagaaaacatttatatAGAATGATCTATCAACAAAATGGCCAAAGATTTGCTATCTTTACTAAAAAGGGTACAATCAAGAGATTCCATAAATATGGGAGGCCTCAGTTGTTTAATAAATTGTTAGAAGTTCTTCTGAGTAAGGTTTAACTATTCTGTGAATAAACTGGTTCTAAGATCACACAGATGTGTACATCCAACTTACTGGATGCAGGGCTTCTGTTAATGATATCAAACCCCTCAATGTCTCCCAATGATACATTATGGCACATCCACATCCTGACATACATGCTACATAGCTactacaaagacaaaataaagccACTTATCTAGACAAGGAGCTACTTAGTAACaattaatgatttttcttttcttgaaggaCACAAAATTATAGAATGTCACCTTAGCTCCAGGAAGAAAGGTTAgtttctaccccccccccaaaattaaaagcttatttaaaaaattacaagagATAAAGTGTGGACAGTGGCTTTTGAGCATCACTAGTCCAGTATGCCTTAAATTACAGTGCACTCTTTTCATGATAAAGCCCCATCCCCACTTACATTAGCTGGTTGCTCTCAACAGGGACATCTGTGTCTTCACTCAGTTCCAAGCTATTACGCCTGTAGGTCGAACCAACACTCAATCCatgaattaataataatgagGTAGAAAGAATTTTCTTCCTCACATTGCCAAGGAAACCTCTCAGCCACAATTGAAACACAggatgtgtttttaaaacatctttaaaacatCTCCCAGCTCCTGGNNNNNNNNNNNNNNNNNNNNNNNNNNNNNNNNNNNNNNNNNNNNNNNNNNNNNNNNNNNNNNNNNNNNNNNNNNNNNNNNNNNNNNNNNNNNNNNNNNNNNNNNNNNNNNNNNNNNNNNNNNNNNNNNNNNNNNNNNNNNNNNNNNNNNNNNNNNNNNNNNNNNNNNNNNNNNNNNNNNNNNNNNNNNNNNNNNNNNNNNNNNNNNNNNNNNNNNNNNNNNNNNNNNNNNNNNNNNNNNNNNNNNNNNNNNNNNNNNNNNNNNNNNNNNNNNNNNNNNNNNNNNNNNNNNNNNNNNNNNNNNNNNNNNNNNNNNNNNNNNNNNNNNNNNNNNNNNNNNNNNNNNNNNNNNNNNNNNNNNNNNNNNNNNNNNNNNNACACACAAAtgtatagaaataaaacatttgggtaattatccttttaaaatataatataaaagccTTTATATTTGGGTTCAATATAAAAATAGTGAACTTACTNTTATACCAAAGTACCATGAAGTTAATGCTACTAAATTTTACCCAGTCACAAAATCAAGATGAAATCCATATATATGGATGTACTGACAGATACATATATTTGTCAATGTATATGGTATGTTTAACAATCATCATCAGGGAGTGTTTAACCAAAAAAGGTACAAGTGTATAGTTACAGAGTAACTACAGAGTGGGGCAGCGAGCTGAAGAAGGCAGAGCAGCATTACAGCCATTCTGAAACCAGCTCAGGTGACACACAGAGATGCTCAAGGTGCTTATTCTTCTTCCTTTACATCAACACAAGCATCACTGGCATGGCATTCAATGCTGGCCCTGCAAAGGCTTCCTGATAATTGATGATTAGAGCTAAAGACTTCACTCCAGTTGGTAAAAGGGTAAATTTGGGGGAGATAAAATTTCACTTCACAATGAATGGTGAGTTTAccatttaagaatttaaaattaaaaaaaaaaaaaaagttattttaatacaCAGAAATGAGTTTCAAAACCAGCCCAGTAACAAAGCCACTTTGCTTCTTATGTAATAAACACTACATACTTTCTAGGCTAAATCTTGCCAAATACTATCCAagacaaaactaaaattaagacttaaaaaaaagtgGACACCTTTTACTCACACTTAATACTAGTCAATTTTCCAGGAATTTTTTGGGCAGGGAATATCCCcaaatctaaaatgaaaaaaaggaaaaattgggATCTTATATTAGTTATTCAATCTGAAACATCTAATAGACTTACTAAAAGTCATCATTTTCTGGCCTCCCACTCAGTCACAGAAACAGACTCTCCGAGTGGAAAGGCACCTGGCGGGCCACTGAGACAGTTCACTCATTTCAGCAATGATGCCTAACACAGTAAAGTCTCAACTGCTTATCTCAGTTAAAAATACAGTTCCAAACTTCAGTTAGGAACACCATGCTATGGACCAGAAGCACccttgaaaaaaatgaacaagctATAGAAATATTCTCTGGGAAACTCATATGGGGTCTGCCACGTTCACGAGGCTTGAATGTTTTTTGATTTTACAAACATCTAATGTTTTTTACTAATGGGTTATTTTAAAGGCACCTATATAATCCCTGTTTTTGGTACTATATtataaaaagcaaatcaaagaccaaaagtcatttttatattgttttgtaatATTCCCTTTTATATAGACCCAATCCTAAATATAAAAGACAATTCTATCATACCCAGTAATCTGACATTAGAAACTGACCAGTGTGAGGCAATTATGaatttctaaaactaaaacaattttGTGGGTTTTCATTCTGTCAAGCTGTGTCAGgggttttaaagaaattaaaaaaacagggaagggaaagaatatgtTAACTAATATGTCACTAACACATTCTGAACACCTTTGTGCTCATAGAAGTCCTGAAtcactgtatttatataaataataatttctgaGTAATCAAATCTTCCACAGTGGAAGAAGTTTTTACTCTAATCAATGACTAGCTCAATCTACCAACCAGAAATACCTAAGTCCTTCAACGCTTCACTGTATTTTCTCATTAACACTACCCTCTCTCTCAAGTGATGCAAATGACTTTGATAGATGTTAGTTACACTGAATTACAACTGTGAAATTTTCAAAGTTAACCTTCATTTTTGTCATCGTTACACTGCCTCTGTGGTGTTTTCAGTCTTTCTGTaattttagatttcctcaggttttttcatttttgtaaggCAGGATCTTAACATGTTGCctgggctggtctcaaactcatgtgCTAAAGTCATAATCCAGCCTCAGTGTCTCAAATAGCCAGGACTACAGGCACTGTGAACACAcccagtcattttttttaaaggataaatagTATGACTACATATAGTAACAACAGCAATAAGATATAGTAATATAGCAAAAGCTGCCCATTTTAAGTAGGAAAAGGAAATTAAGgtagtatttctttttcattgttctgAACAGCCTTATTTTCAGGGTCCCAGCTCAAAATCAATGTAGAATAGTCATAGTTAACATTCTCCAAGTTCATTTTCAGAAATATGAGCTGTTCTACATTATCAAAGTCCATGTTCATGATCTGCTTTGGATGAAAGTGACTATTTGTGGTAAACATGCATTCAGATTGCCAACTACACATGGGGCAACTCAGATACTGAATGGCAACTTGGGTCAAAGCTGGCCATATGCTCACCTTCCTCTGCCAGTAAACCAAAGGGTCATCACCTCCTGAGAGCTCTGAATACTTCTCTTTGAAGTACTCATCCACTACTGCTACCGCAGAGGGGAACAAGAAGCTTTTGCTCCCAACAGCAACACTGCCTGCGGCTGAACTATCCATAGAACCTGCATTGGAGGTGCCTTCTTTTATAGAAGTAAATGAGTCAGTTCCTAATCTATCAGTTCCTAATCTAACTAAAGAGCCAGATGTTTCAGAACTTGAAATCTGGCAGGCCCCGGGCGAAGATTCCATATAATTACAAACCTCTTCTGCAAGGATCTGTTTGTAAGTTTCTAAATCAGCACCTTGAGGAAAAAAGTCCTCCAAACTGTTCTTAAAACAAGGGTCTAACAAAGTAGCCAAGATACAATGCTTGGATTTGAGCATGGCACTTAGTAAGGCATCACTTTCAAGTTTCAAAGATAAACTGTCCACCAGATTGAGGGCCTGAGTAATACCTCTGACTTGAAAATCTTCTCTGAGTCTCTGCAGGGAAAAGAGGAGATGGTGGATTAGGGGTAGCACCTGATTCAATCCTGTTGTCTTCACACTCACTCTCTGGGTGGCCTCCTCAAATGGCTTAAGAATATCACAAACGTATGTCATTAGAGTCCACTGAAGGGAGGTAAGTACAACTCCACTGGCTCTGCCCAGACTATGGTGAACAGAGTAGCAATGTTCTAAAAGCCATTTTAACATGTAAAAGGTAGAAATCCAGTGGCCAGTTTCATCCTGCTTCAGATTCTTCCATGGAAGCTGGTGATCATTTTGGAATTCTTGTAGTATCTGGCGGGCTTTGACAGAATGGCTAAAATGATGGCAGGTTTTCCTAGCAGCCACTAACATATTCTCAATACTTTTGTGCTCACAGAAAAAGTCCTGAATCACTATATTTAGACAATGCAGGAAGCATGGCACATGGGTAAAGCCACCACCTTTGATTGCATGTACCACATTAGAAGAATTGTCAGAAACAATGAAGCTAGGGATAAGGAAATTAGGAGAAAGCCACAGACCAATCTGGTCACTTAATTCTTGTAAAATGTTAGTTATCAAACAGTCTTTGGCTAAACCTGTAACACAAAGTACTGCCCACTTCCTAAAATTGGGAGTCCCACCATTACTGGGAGAAGATGCAGTTTCCAAAGAGACCCAGTGTACAGTCACAATGAAATAGTCAGTAGAAGGGTCATGAGTCCATATGTCAGCAGTTAGGTGGATCTTTTGGCTTTGAACATTCTCTAAAGTTAAGAAAATTTTTTCTCTGACAGAATCATATAACTGAGGTACAGCTTTGGTGAAAAAGTAAGTCTCCGATGGCAATCTATAGTCAGGAGCGACAATCTGCAGAAACCTTTGAAAAGCCGGGGTTGAGAAATAGTTGTAAGGATGCAGGTCCTCCACAATCATCTGAATAACTGCTTGACTTATTTGATTTGTGGCTGCATTTTCACAATGTGTTGCCgtttctctctcttgtgtgtgcaCCACGTTATCTTGCTCTGCAACAGGAATAGGACTCTCAGATCTATTTTCAACCTCTAAACAAGGGGGTTCATCTGTATCAGAGTCACTGAGGTCCTCAGCTGTTAAATCTTGGCTGCCTGATGACTTCTCTCCAGGCACAGTGTCATTCAGGAGATCACTGCTCTCTGTTTCAGTCTCATCTAATCCGTTTCCAACAGCACCACTGTCTTTGTTGGCAACAGCCCAATGGATGGGATGCGTGGCCTGAAGATGTCGTTGAAGTGTTGAAGTTCCTAAGTGGGAACCTGGCCTACCCCGGCTCACACTTCTTTTACATATGTTACACACAGCTCTTGAGATGTGCTGAGGGTCAgtataaaaaaaattccaaactgCAGATGTCTTGGCTCTCGTTCCTGGAATTAAGGCATGCTTGACAATGTTGCTTTTGATGAGAAAGCGCCCTCTTTTTGCCCTCAGGGCATCAGATGCTGATTTATCACGTTTCTTACCCATTCTGTTTTCATCTACGGAATCAGTAGGAATATACTCAAAGCTTCCGTTGCTTCCAGGAGAAGAAGGAGACAACGATAAATCCAAGGTAAAGTCCTCCTCCCCATTAGTGACTCCAAACTTGTTGGCCCTGGTCCAGTGAGGAGAATGCCTTGCCTGAAGATGTCTTTGCAGAGTAGATGTACCAAGATGGCTGCCTGGCTTACCCCTGCTGACACTTTTTTCACACAGGTTACAAATTGCTCTCCAGGTGTATTGGGGGTCAACATGAAAGAAGTGCCACACAATGGAGGTTTTGGCTCTGGTACTAGGCAGATAGATTTGTTTATCTATACTGCCCTCAAACAGACTTTCTTCATCTTGCTCAGGGGCACTGGAAGCTAACGAAGCAGGGGCATCGGCGACGGGTCTTCCAGACCCCAAATCCTTACTAAACTTTTTGGCAAGAATCAATTTTTTTCGGCGTCTTTTCCCCTTAATTCGCaaacccttctttcttttctttttagcagGCAATTTCGTCTCTTTATTTGCTCCTTCTGCCACCATCTTTCCCTCTACCACATCGTCTTCGTCTGTATTTGAATTAATGGAAACGCACCCCAGAATCCCAGCATCACCAAATGTACTGCATCTTCTGCCAGGAGAGATTGAGGAAACTGGTACACTTAGAGTACATACACTCATTCTCTTTATGTCGCCACAATGTGTACCAGAACCTTTCGGTGGGTTTATTACTCTGGCCGAAATACAGCTGACCCTCCCCACTTGTATTACCTTTCCTCCAGTTTCTATGGGGAGTCAAATTCCCTTTCAACTGATGACTTCCAAGCCAGGTTATTTTTGGAGGAAAAATGACAGCAATGGAGAACATTCCCAAACTCTGTCTTGCAGGGCTTTAGGAGTTCTTTTAACTTTCGAATTCAAATCGTCCAGTGTCCTTATGTTATAGAAAAGAGAACTGAGGCCCATTTTCCCACCGTCATGGGATCTGAAGCAGCTAAAGGTTAAGTCTTCCAAACTGTAGGTTCACGTTCTTGCTGCCGAATCAAGAACTTCAGCTGCTGGAAATGCCTTCAGTTcttaaaatatgtacttttagTGAAACCACATGACAACAACACTGACTTTCCCTTAACTTTGGGAATATTTTCA encodes the following:
- the Zbed6 gene encoding zinc finger BED domain-containing protein 6; the protein is MSVCTLSVPVSSISPGRRCSTFGDAGILGCVSINSNTDEDDVVEGKMVAEGANKETKLPAKKKRKKGLRIKGKRRRKKLILAKKFSKDLGSGRPVADAPASLASSAPEQDEESLFEGSIDKQIYLPSTRAKTSIVWHFFHVDPQYTWRAICNLCEKSVSRGKPGSHLGTSTLQRHLQARHSPHWTRANKFGVTNGEEDFTLDLSLSPSSPGSNGSFEYIPTDSVDENRMGKKRDKSASDALRAKRGRFLIKSNIVKHALIPGTRAKTSAVWNFFYTDPQHISRAVCNICKRSVSRGRPGSHLGTSTLQRHLQATHPIHWAVANKDSGAVGNGLDETETESSDLLNDTVPGEKSSGSQDLTAEDLSDSDTDEPPCLEVENRSESPIPVAEQDNVVHTQERETATHCENAATNQISQAVIQMIVEDLHPYNYFSTPAFQRFLQIVAPDYRLPSETYFFTKAVPQLYDSVREKIFLTLENVQSQKIHLTADIWTHDPSTDYFIVTVHWVSLETASSPSNGGTPNFRKWAVLCVTGLAKDCLITNILQELSDQIGLWLSPNFLIPSFIVSDNSSNVVHAIKGGGFTHVPCFLHCLNIVIQDFFCEHKSIENMLVAARKTCHHFSHSVKARQILQEFQNDHQLPWKNLKQDETGHWISTFYMLKWLLEHCYSVHHSLGRASGVVLTSLQWTLMTYVCDILKPFEEATQRVSVKTTGLNQVLPLIHHLLFSLQRLREDFQVRGITQALNLVDSLSLKLESDALLSAMLKSKHCILATLLDPCFKNSLEDFFPQGADLETYKQILAEEVCNYMESSPGACQISSSETSGSLVRLGTDRLGTDSFTSIKEGTSNAGSMDSSAAGSVAVGSKSFLFPSAVAVVDEYFKEKYSELSGGDDPLVYWQRKVSIWPALTQVAIQYLSCPMCSWQSECMFTTNSHFHPKQIMNMDFDNVEQLIFLKMNLENVNYDYSTLILSWDPENKAVQNNEKEILP